From Camelina sativa cultivar DH55 chromosome 7, Cs, whole genome shotgun sequence, one genomic window encodes:
- the LOC104699764 gene encoding U-box domain-containing protein 36-like isoform X1 gives MATGMRETLVDEKIYVAVRERELKSKTALVWAIQNSGCKEFCIVHVHQPISVPGAMSHYQKLRLHQKKKEKAHKNLDKYLHICKQMQVTAEIIYIEKDSVEEGILQLISQRGVRKLVMGAAADKHYSMNMRDLQSKKAIYIHREAPATCQIWFTCNGYLIDSRSVQFYVYFLILFCVNCKLTLVTV, from the exons ATGGCAACTGGCATGAGGGAGACGCTGGTGGATGAGAAGATCTATGTcgcagtgagagagagagaactaaaGAGCAAGACTGCACTCGTTTGGGCGATACAGAACAGTGGATGCAAAGAGTTTTGTATTGTCCATGTTCATCAACCGATCTCAGTCC CGGGAGCCATGTCCCACTACCAGAAATTGAGGCttcatcaaaaaaagaaagagaaagcacATAAGAATTTGGACAAGTACCTTCATATATGCAAGCAAATGCAG GTCACTGCagagataatatatattgaaaaggaTTCGGTAGAGGAAGGTATCCTCCAATTGATATCACAGCGCGGAGTTAGGAAACTCGTCATGGGAGCAGCAGCTGATAAACACTATTCAAT GAATATGAGAGACTTACAGTCCAAGAAAGCTATATACATTCACAGAGAAGCGCCTGCTACTTGTCAGATATGGTTTACCTGCAATGGATATCTAATAGATTCAAGGTCTGTCCAATTTTATGTCTATTTCTTAATCTTATTTTGTGTCAACTGCAAATTGACATTAGTCACTGTTTAG
- the LOC104699763 gene encoding 1-aminocyclopropane-1-carboxylate oxidase homolog 8-like, with protein MDSSTTSNIATDRLTQLKSFEETMRGVKGLVDSGISEVPAMFRAPPVILASPKPPLAASQLMIPTIDLRGGVYYKNQDSVTRRSVVEKIGDAAENWGFFQVVNHGIPLDVLEKVKEGVRGFHEQDAELKKRFYSRDHTRKMVYYSNFDLYTAQAASWRDTMCAYMAPDLPTLEDLPPICGEIMMEYTKEIMNLGELLFELLSEALGLNRNHLKDMDCNKSLVLFGQYYPPCPQPDLTLGLSKHTDFSFLSIVLQGNIGGLQVLHNHQYWVDIPPIPGALVVNVGDLLQLISNDKFTSVEHRVIANRAAEPRISVPCFFSTVMKANPRVYGPIKELTSEQNPPKYRDTTIAEFSSMYGSKELNTSALHHFKI; from the exons atggaTTCATCAACAACATCCAACATTGCAACTGATCGTTTAACTCAACTAAAATCTTTCGAGGAGACGATGAGAGGCGTGAAAGGCCTTGTTGATTCTGGAATCTCAGAGGTTCCAGCTATGTTCCGTGCACCTCCGGTTATTTTAGCAAGCCCAAAACCACCACTTGCAGCTTCACAGCTCATGATCCCAACCATCGATCTGAGAGGAGGAGTGTACTACAAGAATCAAGATTCAGTCACGCGGAGAAGCGTGGTGGAGAAGATAGGAGATGCAGCGGAGAACTGGGGCTTCTTCCAGGTGGTAAACCACGGGATCCCGCTCGACGTACTGGAGAAGGTGAAAGAAGGGGTTCGGGGGTTTCACGAGCAGGATGCTGAATTAAAGAAACGGTTCTACTCTCGCGACCACACTAGAAAAATGGTATACTACAGTAATTTTGATCTCTACACAGCTCAGGCGGCGAGTTGGAGAGATACCATGTGTGCCTATATGGCCCCGGATCTTCCCACATTAGAGGACTTGCCTCCAATTTGTGG GGAGATTATGATGGAGTACACAAAGGAAATAATGAATTTAGGTGAGTTGCTCTTTGAGCTTCTATCAGAGGCTCTAGGGTTGAACCGTAATCACCTCAAGGACATGGATTGCAACAAGTCATTGGTCTTGTTTGGCCAGTATTACCCACCTTGCCCTCAGCCTGACCTTACTCTAGGCTTAAGCAAGCACAccgatttttcttttctctccatTGTTCTTCAGGGAAATATCGGAGGGCTTCAAGTTCTCCATAACCACCAATATTGGGTTGATATCCCTCCCATCCCTGGAGCTCTTGTCGTCAACGTTGGAGATCTTCTCCAG CTTATAAGCAATGACAAATTCACAAGCGTGGAGCACAGGGTGATAGCAAACCGAGCAGCTGAACCGCGGATTTCAGTGCCCTGTTTCTTCAGCACTGTCATGAAGGCAAATCCTCGAGTATATGGACCCATCAAAGAACTAACGTCAGAACAAAACCCTCCCAAGTATAGGGACACCACTATCGCCGAGTTCTCGAGCATGTACGGGTCTAAAGAGCTTAATACCTCTGCGTTACACCATTTCAAGATCTGA
- the LOC104699762 gene encoding U-box domain-containing protein 36-like isoform X2, whose amino-acid sequence MVGDLRYHGRDIVESMETSKRETLMDEKIYVAVSGKNLEGKSSLVWAIENSGGKEFCIVHVHKPIQNSVSGAMLDDKKLRVYRKDKKKAHKKLDTFFHICRQLQVSAEIVYIEMDSVEEGILQLISQRGVRKLVMGAAGDRHYSMKMRDLQSKKAIYINREAPATCQIWFTCNGYLISSREARRTENLYLECASSTNSLIQSEVTRGSESVPRSSIVRDDDLIKVAVTEAETSKRKARFEASKRDEAEKSAIDALKKAKQWETAYFEEMKRRKETEKVLRKAKEEIEKMRSESEIQIAESNMVIRKLQDKYSLSVEALRILRKEQEELKIELREVTKLREEEKVSPSNHREPPQYFICPITQDIMEDPHVAADGFTYEGEAISGWFERGHETSPMINKRLSHTSLVPNLALRSAIQEWLQVPESLNRPSSCKDISD is encoded by the exons ATGGTTGGCGATTTAAGATATCACGGCAGAGATATCGTTGAATCAATGGAAACTAGCAAAAGAGAGACGCTGATGGATGAGAAGATCTATGTAGCAGTGTCAGGCAAAAATCTAGAGGGCAAGTCTAGTCTTGTTTGGGCTATAGAGAACAGTGGAGGCAAAGAGTTTTGCATCGTCCATGTTCATAAACCTATCCAGAACTCAGTTT CGGGGGCAATGTTGGACGACAAAAAATTGCGGGTTTAtagaaaagacaagaagaaagcTCACAAGAAGTTGGACACGTTCTTTCATATATGCAGGCAATTGCAG GTCAGCGCAGAGATAGTATATATTGAAATGGATTCGGTAGAGGAAGGTATCCTCCAATTGATATCTCAGCGTGGAGTTAGGAAACTCGTCATGGGAGCAGCAGGTGATAGACACTATTCAAT GAAAATGAGAGACTTACAGTCCAAGAAAGCTATTTACATTAACAGAGAAGCGCCTGCTACTTGTCAGATATGGTTTACGTGCAACGGATACCTAATTAGTTCAAG GGAAGCTAGAAGAACAGAGAACTTGTATCTAGAATGTGCATCGTCGACAAATTCTTTGATACAATCCGAGGTTACTAGAGGAAGTGAAAGTGTTCCAAGGTCGAGTATAGTTAGAGATGATGATCTGATCAAAGTAGCTGTCACAGAAGCTGAGACTTCCAAAAGGAAAGCACGCTTTGAGGCTTCTAAGCGTGATGAAGCTGAAAAATCAGCAATTGACGCACTCAAAAAG GCTAAACAATGGGAAACTGCGTATTTCGAGGAGATGAAGCGtaggaaagaaacagagaaggtGCTGaggaaagcaaaagaagaaatagaaaagaTGAGATCAGAATCCGAGATCCAAATAGCCGAATCTAATATGGTGATAAGAAAGCTTCAAGACAAGTATAGCTTATCAGTGGAAGCGTTGAGAATACTtagaaaagaacaagaagagttGAAGATAGAGCTCAGAGAAGTAACAAAGCTACGCGAGGAAGAGAAGGTGTCTCCCTCTAACCACCGTGAACCGCCTCAGTACTTTATCTGTCCCATTACACAG GATATAATGGAGGATCCACATGTAGCAGCCGATGGTTTTACGTATGAAGGAGAAGCAATAAGCGGTTGGTTCGAGAGAGGACACGAGACTTCTCCAATGATAAACAAAAGGCTTTCTCACACGAGCTTGGTTCCAAATCTTGCTCTTCGATCCGCAATTCAAGAATGGCTACAAGTTCCAGAATCACTGAACAGACCCTCTTCTTGTAAAGATATAAGTGATTAA
- the LOC104699765 gene encoding uncharacterized protein At4g04775-like, whose protein sequence is MSTVSGGSSGSSNVRQRGFVVGVPKRCWCGEHIVAKNSKSEPNPSRRYFRCREAAAKKLVNDNHIFKWVDEALLDEVATLGVQFERVKEEMKERTIETLQEQKLKFEKMQMEFEKELCERVEEVLLEAKAELQCRMNKSIIVCVFGFMILFALFKLV, encoded by the exons ATGAGTACCGTTTCTGGAGGTTCGAGTGGTTCATCAAATGTTCGACAAAGAGGATTCGTCGTTGGCGTGCCTAAGAGATGCTGGTGTGGGGAACACATCGTGGCAAAGAATTCCAAATCCGAGCCTAATCCTTCTCGGAGATACTTTCGATGTCGAGAAGCAGCAGCAAAGAAG CTTGTGAACGATAACCACATCTTTAAGTGGGTCGATGAGGCATTGTTGGACGAGGTAGCAACATTGGGTGTTCAATttgagagagtaaaagaagagatgaaagagcgTACAATAGAGACATTGCAAGAACAGAAGCTGAAATttgagaagatgcaaatggagtTCGAAAAAGAGCTTTGTGAGAGGGTTGAAGAAGTTTTGTTGGAAGCAAAAGCTGAATTGCAATGTAGGATGAATAAGAGTATAATTGTATGTGTTTTCGGTTTTATGatcttgtttgctctgtttaagCTTGTATGA
- the LOC104699768 gene encoding uncharacterized protein LOC104699768 has translation MERNCRRNLKREGINGIGCMWVFISLFGSNQKRLLMDLKRGSKRVSGNEMKQLTCSCESSSHESSVDKLIDDEEDIDVSIAGDEHVETTEVCKSLGDESEEKFKEIIKRLIAQKEGEIQTCKDLLEAFHVLGSEEESFMKKISHEDAQTLGEDSKRVVEVKPEVVSKEEAVVKPKRKPSFFSRKWKSEERRNRSQVAKTIVVLKPGPSSLNLDSSSEPHSNGNKSKTGRSFSRFLIGLVKRRLQSAVGKKSCDDHVDRDQNCCMQEEIQSKPDKHISDEEKQLCKERKSEVADEEDTVHTSEDSEKIMSGLYIAAKKHLAEMLANGDIDVNLPDKEVPRILGKILSLPEFCSPADSPKLIPEHDLVSNLSPLSQTIDKPDTLECIPDTNDLTDEDLDKEDDALFTIDVSVPNDSGKETEYIDKEEKPEIDPLSETCSSSISQQVENVDEDALEFREEHVKKEMFNQEHLPSSPPASPPSSSVRLTECKETATDVQGKLSPVSVLEPLFTDDDSSPTTSTSFSSAGMRMQPLCIRFDEADFPKPEKDNTFKISMDDKELTLAYIEAVVKSAGLSWDELLTRPFYSEQILEPELTDDVVFCPTQLCDDKNLLYDCIDEVLMDFCWNEFNPGPWISFLKPEVHLISDMEIAAKVAQEGVYWHLLPLPSPHTLDQIVKKDMARPGSWMDLRFEIGCLGSYTSEMILDELVEEIIMSCRDMAQVEPMQEPNSDNL, from the exons ATGGAGAGAAACTGTCGAAGAAATCTTAAAAGAGAAGGCATAAATGGAATAGGGTGTATGTGGGTGTTCATCAGTCTCTTTGGATCTAATCAGAAACGTCTCTTGATGGATTTGAAACGTGGAAGCAAAAGAGTTtcag GGAATGAGATGAAGCAGCTTACTTGTTCTTGTGAGAGCTCCTCTCATGAGAGTAGTGTTGACAAACTCattgatgatgaggaggataTCGATGTTTCGATTGCTGGTGACGAACATGTGGAGACGACTGAGGTTTGTAAGAGTTTAGGTGATGAATCTGAAGAGAAATTTAAAGAGATAATCAAACGGTTGATAGCTCAGAAAGAAGGAGAGATCCAAACTTGTAAGGACTTGTTGGAGGCTTTTCATGTTTTGGGTTCTGAAGAAGAATCATTCATGAAGAAGATTTCACATGAAGATGCTCAAACCTTGGGAGAAGATTCTAAGAGAGTAGTGGAAGTAAAGCCTGAAGTAGTATCCAAGGAAGAGGCGGTGGTAAAACCGAAGAGGAAACCTAGTTTTTTTAGCAGGAAATGGAAATCagaagaaaggagaaacagATCTCAAGTTGCAAAAACGATTGTGGTTTTGAAACCTGGTCCAAGTAGTTTGAATCTTGATTCATCATCTGAACCTCATTCTAATGGTAACAAGTCCAAAACCGGGAGAAGTTTTTCTCGCTTTCTTATCGGTTTAGTCAAAAGAAGACTACAATCTGCTGTTGGAAAGAAGTCATGTGATGATCATGTTGATAGGGATCAAAACTGCTGTATGCAAGAAGAGATACAGAGTAAACCAGACAAGCATATATCGGACGAAGAAAAACAGTTATGTAAGGAAAGAAAGAGTGAGGTGGCTGATGAAGAGGATACTGTCCACACAAGCGAAGACTCAGAGAAGATTATGTCTGGCTTGTATATTGCAGCCAAGAAACACTTGGCTGAAATGCTTGCAAATGGAGATATTGATGTGAATTTACCTGATAAGGAAGTGCCAAGAATTTTGGGAAAGATTCTTTCTCTCCCTGAGTTCTGTTCACCAGCAGACAGTCCTAAACTGATCCCGGAACATGATTTGGTTAGCAATCTTAGCCCTCTAAGCCAGACAATTGACAAACCAGATACTCTGGAATGCATTCCAGATACAAATGATCTAACTGATGAAGATTTAGATAAAGAGGACGATGCATTGTTTACCATTGATGTCTCAGTTCCTAATG ACTCTGGGAAGGAAACTGAGTATATTGACAAGGAAGAGAAGCCTGAGATAGATCCATTATCTGAAACATGTAGCTCTTCCATTTCCCAGCAAGTCGAAAACGTTGATGAAGATGCGCTCGAGTTTCGTGAAGAACATGTCAAAAAG GAAATGTTCAACCAAGAGCATTTACCGTCTTCTCCTCCAGCATCTCCACCAAGTTCTTCAGTAAGGTTGACTGAATGCAAAGAAACCGCCACTGATGTGCAAGGAAAGTTAAGTCCAGTGTCTGTGCTTGAGCCTCTGTTCACAGATGATGACAGTAGCCCAACAACAAGCACAAGTTTCAGTTCAG CTGGAATGCGGATGCAACCACTCTGTATAAGATTCGACGAAGCTGATTTTCCAAAACCAGAGAAAGACAACACTTTCAAAATCAGCATGGATGACAAGGAGTTGACACTTGCATACATTGAAGCCGTTGTGAAATCCGCAGGCTTGAGCTGGGATGAGCTTTTAACGAGGCCCTTTTACTCAGAACAGATTCTTGAGCCAGAATTAACAGATGACGTAGTTTTCTGCCCTACACAACTCTGTGACGATAAGAATCTCCTTTACGACTGTATTGATGAAGTTCTTATGGACTTCTGTTGGAATGAATTCAATCCCGGGCCTTGGATTTCATTCTTGAAACCTGAGGTCCACCTAATCTCAGACATGGAAATCGCAGCTAAAGTGGCACAAGAAGGAGTTTACTGGCATCTCCTACCTTTGCCTTCTCCTCACACGTTAGATCAGATAGTGAAAAAAGACATGGCTAGACCTGGAAGCTGGATGGATCTCCGGTTTGAGATCGGTTGTCTTGGTTCTTATACAAGTGAAATGATCCTTGATGAGTTAGTAGAAGAGATCATCATGAGCTGCAGAGACATGGCTCAAGTTGAACCAATGCAGGAACCCAACAGCGACAACCTGTGA
- the LOC104699766 gene encoding uncharacterized protein LOC104699766, with translation MATETAKKKGTPQILKTHTAQKLAEKWVANMTRPAEDDPVETEPEVRPHRLGLGAKVSRQTKRRPSDDPLDQKLQAKFDAGKRKYARSVAESAGSSKNTGDDSEDDDDDGSESKSQAFGKKKKNASTSH, from the exons ATGGCAACGGAAACGGCAAAGAAGAAGGGAACTCCACAGATTCTTAAAACACATACTGCACAGAAACTT GCTGAGAAGTGGGTTGCCAATATGACGAGGCCTGCAGAGGATGATCCTGTTGAGACTGAACCAGAAGTTCGACCACACAG GCTTGGACTTGGTGCTAAAGTGTCAAGACAAACAAAGCGTAGACCTTCAGATGACCCTCTCGATCAGAAACTACAAGCCAAGTTTGATGCAGggaaaagaaaatatgcaaGATCGGTTGCAGAATCCGCTGGTTCTAGTAAGAACACTGGTGATGACagtgaggatgatgatgatgatggatcagAAAGCAAGAGCCAAGCATTcggcaagaaaaagaaaaatgcaagTACGTCTCATTAG
- the LOC104699770 gene encoding pentatricopeptide repeat-containing protein At3g61360-like: MLKKSSSDSYRLLAPVLSSSLSSTSINNKTEIERITRIINDHPFPNHPIQPILAKHIPLSSLSPEFVSEVLGRLFAAHSNGLKALEFFKYSLKSSKSSPPTSDSFEKTLHILARMRYFDQAWALMAEMRKDYPDLLSFKSMSILLCKIAKFGSYEETLEAFVKMEKEIFRKRFGVDGFNVLLRAFCTEREMKEARSIFEKLHSRFNPDVKTMNILLLGFKEAGDVTATELFYHEMVKRGFEPNSVTYGIRIDGFCKKRNFGEALRLFEDMDRRDFDITVQILTTLIHGSGVARNKIKARQLFDEIPKRGLIPDCGAYNALMSSLMKCGDVSGAVKVMKEMEEKGIEPDSVTFHSMFIGMMKSKEFGFNGVCEYYQKMKGRSLVPKTPTVVMLMKLFCQNGEVNLGLDLWKYMLEKGYCPHGHALDLLTTALCARRRANDAFECSMQTVERGRCVSEPVYRMLETSLSSKDELGKLEELKMKIEKLHSFLPPPGKQVI, translated from the coding sequence atgCTAAAGAAGAGCTCCTCCGATTCATATCGTCTGCTTGCTCCAGTACTCTCATCATCACTATCGTCTACATCgataaacaacaaaacagagatCGAACGTATCACAAGAATCATCAATGATCATCCATTCCCAAACCATCCGATACAACCCATTCTCGCCAAGCACATCCCTTTATCATCTCTATCACCGGAGTTTGTATCAGAAGTCCTCGGTCGTCTCTTCGCCGCTCATTCCAATGGCCTCAAAGCTCTCGAGTTTTTCAAGTATTCACTTAAAAGCTCCAAATCATCTCCACCCACCTCTGATTCCTTCGAGAAAACACTTCACATTCTCGCACGGATGCGTTATTTCGATCAAGCTTGGGCTTTAATGGCGGAAATGCGAAAAGACTACCCTGATTTGTTGAGTTTCAAGTCAATGAGCATACTTCTATGCAAAATCGCTAAATTCGGTTCTTATGAAGAAACTTTAGAAGCTTTCGtgaagatggagaaagaaaTTTTTAGAAAGAGGTTTGGTGTTGATGGGTTCAATGTTCTTCTACGAGCGTTTTGCACGGAGCGAGAGATGAAGGAAGCGAGAtcaatttttgagaaattgcaTTCCAGGTTTAACCCAGATGTGAAGACGATGAACATTTtgcttttagggtttaaggaAGCTGGTGATGTTACGGCCACTGAGCTGTTTTATCATGAAATGGTGAAACGAGGATTCGAACCCAATTCTGTTACTTACGGTATTAGAATCGATGGGTTCTGTAAAAAACGCAACTTTGGGGAAGCCTTGAGACTCTTTGAAGATATGGATCGTCGAGATTTTGATATCACAGTACAGATACTCACTACGTTGATTCATGGGTCTGGTGTAGCTCGTAATAAGATCAAAGCACGCCAACTGTTCGATGAAATTCCCAAGAGAGGCCTAATACCTGATTGTGGAGCTTATAACGCGTTGATGAGTAGTCTCATGAAATGTGGAGATGTGAGTGGTGCAGTCAAGGTGATGAAGGAGATGGAAGAGAAAGGAATTGAGCCTGATAGTGTAACTTTCCACTCCATGTTTATTGGAATGATGAAATCGAAAGAGTTTGGATTCAATGGTGTATGTGAGTATTATCAGAAAATGAAGGGAAGATCTCTGGTTCCGAAAACACCAACCGTGGTGATGCTGATGAAGCTGTTCTGTCAAAACGGTGAAGTCAATTTAGGATTAGACCTGTGGAAGTATATGTTGGAGAAAGGGTATTGCCCTCATGGCCACGCGTTGGATCTCCTTACCACTGCACTGTGCGCTCGAAGAAGAGCCAATGATGCATTTGAGTGCTCGATGCAAACAGTGGAGAGAGGAAGGTGTGTGAGCGAACCAGTCTATCGGATGTTAGAGACCTCATTATCGAGCAAAGACGAGTTGGGGAAACTAGAAGAACTCAAGATGAAGATAGAGAAACTGCATAGCTTTTTGCCACCACCTGGAAAACAGGTAATTTAG
- the LOC104699769 gene encoding F-box/kelch-repeat protein SKIP4 translates to MACIVLEETERADQSNETQIALISGVPDDISESCLARVPREYHMAMKCVSRRWRDFVCSDEFCDYRKKFNLPESWIYALCRDLSGGVFLHMLNPFSSRRSWKRIHEYQYIPKREGMGFTALGKRLFMLGGCGWLEDATDEVYCYDAAMNTCCDVVPPLSTKRCYFACETVDGKIMAIGGLGLNPNAKRTWDIYDPLTRTCKSCSDANIVPEIEDSFVMDGKIYVRGGGSSTVVYNASSGVWETMEDVMASGWKGPAVVVADELYVLDQTFGTKLTMWCKDKRMWISIGKLSQLVMKQPCRLVSIGNSIFVIGKDCSTVVIDVENVRKTSMNGVMVCSSIPKTWDDDIDVISCKSVAI, encoded by the exons ATGGCGTGTATAGTACTTGAGGAGACAGAACGAGCAGATCAATCAAATGAGACACAAATTGCGCTTATAAGCGGAGTTCCTGATGATATCTCAGAATCCTGCTTAGCTAGAGTTCCAAGAGAATATCACATGGCAATGAAATGtgtttcaaggagatggagagatTTTGTGTGCAGTGATGAGTTTTGCGATTATCGAAAAAAGTTTAACTTGCCTGAATCTTGGATTTACGCCTTGTGCCGTGATTTATCTGGCGGTGTCTTCTTACACATGCTGAATCCGTTCTCGTCTAGAAGATCGTGGAAAAGAATCCATGAATATCAATATATCCCAAAGAGAGAAGGCATGGGTTTTACAGCATTGGGTAAGAGACTGTTTATGTTGGGTGGATGTGGTTGGTTAGAAGATGCTACTGATGAGGTTTATTGCTATGATGCTGCTATGAACACTTGCTGCGACGTGGTACCTCCTCTTTCAACTAAAAG ATGCTACTTTGCTTGTGAAACGGTGGATGGAAAGATTATGGCAATTGGTGGGTTAGGATTGAATCCAAACGCTAAACGAACTTGGGACATCTATGATCCTTTGACCAGAACCTGCAAATCTTGTTCTGATGCAAATATTGTCCCTGAAATAGAAGATTCATTTGTAATGGACGGAAAGATATATGTTCGGGGTGGTGGATCTTCCACTGTAGTCTATAATGCATCTAGCGGGGTTTGGGAAACTATGGAAGATGTTATGGCATCAGGATGGAAAGGTCCAGCAGTTGTTGTGGCAGATGAGCTCTATGTTTTGGATCAAACTTTTGGAACTAAGCTAACAATGTGGTGCAAGGATAAGAGAATGTGGATTAGTATCGGGAAGCTATCTCAATTGGTGATGAAACAGCCTTGTCGGCTTGTTTCTATTGGGAATAGTATCTTTGTGATTGGTAAGGATTGCTCTACTGTGGTAATAGATGTTGAGAATGTGAGGAAGACGTCAATGAATGGAGTGATGGTATGTTCTTCTATACCAAAGACTTGGGATGATGATATAGATGTTATTAGCTGTAAATCTGTAGCcatataa
- the LOC104704159 gene encoding F-box protein At3g61340-like, with product MMTRRKTRSCSNPRKEEVVKPEPIPFDLVIEVLLRLPVRSVARCRSVSKLWNSTLEGPHFTELFFTLSSSRPKILFTCLKGDETVFFSSSRNPQDLSIDANIRMSFPINSSSHICRPVRGWLCGLHRTTKGATVTVPLICNPSTGESVPLPTVKTRRKVVISFFGYDPMEKTFKALCMTRSSVGGEDTPSGEHQVLTLGTGKTSSSREMIDCDILHHPAVVEETNGFCQYDAICINGVLYYLAVVHDVFDGHPDIICFEFESKKFSYIKKADHSMGMYSGGYGLESTLVNYKGKLTQLQPNYSNDRICNGIQLLVLEDAAKHRWSTYIYVLPPPWRNMYRDTKLCFVGTTSRGEIVLSPNTISRFFYLLYYSPERNTIQIVKIKGLETFKGHKAYIFLDHVEDVKLVPKKAVT from the coding sequence ATGATGACGCGGCGCAAGACACGATCTTGTTCGAATCCAAGGAAGGAAGAAGTAGTGAAGCCCGAACCGATCCCGTTCGATCTCGTAATCGAGGTACTCTTGAGGTTGCCCGTGAGGTCTGTAGCGAGATGTCGTAGCGTATCGAAGCTATGGAATTCCACATTAGAAGGTCCACATTTCACCGAGTTGTTCTTTACCTTGTCTTCGTCTCGTCCGAAGATCTTGTTCACATGCCTAAAAGGGGATGAAACggtcttcttctcatcatcacgTAATCCTCAAGATCTGTCTATTGACGCTAATATTCGTATGAGTTTCCCAATAAACTCTTCCTCTCATATTTGTCGTCCTGTTCGTGGCTGGTTATGTGGTTTACATCGAACTACAAAGGGGGCGACAGTTACTGTGCCATtgatatgtaaccctagcacAGGGGAATCCGTGCCCTTACCCACCGTGAAAACAAGGAGGAAGGTAGTGATAAGCTTTTTTGGGTATGATCCGATGGAAAAAACTTTTAAAGCATTGTGTATGACACGGTCATCGGTAGGAGGAGAAGACACTCCTTCTGGAGAGCATCAAGTTCTGACGTTAGGAACCGGGAAGACAAGTTCGTCAAGGGAAATGATAGATTGTGACATACTACATCACCCTGCTGTTGTGGAGGAAACCAATGGCTTTTGTCAATATGATGcgatatgcatcaatggtgttttgtattacTTAGCCGTGGTGCACGATGTCTTCGACGGGCATCCTGATATAATATGCTTTGAGTTTGAATCtaaaaaattcagttatatCAAGAAAGCTGATCATAGCATGGGAATGTACTCGGGAGGATATGGGCTTGAATCAACTCTAGTAAACTACAAGGGTAAATTAACTCAGCTTCAGCCGAATTATTCTAACGACAGAATATGCAACGGTATTCAACTCTTGGTTCTTGAAGACGCCGCGAAACACCGATGGTCGACTTATATCTATGTTTTGCCTCCTCCGTGGAGGAATATGTATAGAGATACCAAGTTATGTTTTGTTGGAACCACTAGTAGAGGTGAAATAGTGTTGTCGCCAAACACCATCTCCCGCTTTTTCTACCTTCTCTACTACAGTCCCGAGAGGAACACTATCCAGATAGTAAAAATCAAAGGATTGGAAACCTTTAAGGGTCATAAAGCTTACATCTTTCTAGACCATGTCGAGGATGTGAAGCTTGTGCCAAAAAAGGCCGTAACATAG